The Plasmodium relictum strain SGS1 genome assembly, chromosome: 8 DNA window gatttcattaatttaaaaataaacgggttatatttaataacacttatttatgtttttattttcctaaatataaaaattagacAAAAGTTGGAATTATATTTGTTAATGTAACATATTAATACtgttaaaatataaagagcATAAAATGCATACTTTTtagttttaattttgtttaattatataagCAATTTACGAacattttaataaagaatGTTGCatcagaaaaaaatgaaacattCAAAGGTatacattttataaattatgtatgccaaaatttgtttttttaaaaatgatctAAATTTAATAGAGATATagcatattttaaaaaagtttcagcatgaaataaaaattatttttttattttataaaataagcaatttttttgttaaaaaaaaaaaaaaatagtttgtaaaaataaatgatgcatgacatttcatttttataatctaAGGAAAGCAATgcattcttttttaattaatgtatttcttattcatttatatatatttttttctttaaagaagataaaataataaaaaatttatttatatatatattatatattaatttaaaaaaatatatatatataaaagtaaattattttgtaaaaatacttttattattttttttgaatcatATATATAGACATAGAAGTATCAGATCATAAAAATTgcttttacatatataattataaaatcttattaattttaaacttCCAATAAAAGTATGTTTTTATGTTATATGTAATAAATCCAAATATGTAAAAAGTTAatgattataaatatattaaaacatgaatttaaaaaaaaaaaaaatattaaaaattataaaattaaattttttaaaatatgatgaaaataatgcACTACAAAGTATGAGTGTTTTGTTGATTatgtaaaagaaaataaaggtAAAAGCATagtttaataatttttttctaaaatgaattaaaaaatatatttttgcatttaatatatatttttttagatatacaaatcaatttaaaattttatctcaaaaaatatttatatatgttctTAATAatgttatattattttaaaatgttcAAGTGTAGCAACtcaaatatatatgtgttttttatataaaaagtttacatatctaaaaatttatatttaacaaaaaaaaattaaaaataaatacaaatataagAGGTCTTAAATGtcgtatttatatttatatatatttaaaaaaaaggaaatatgtaaaaatcaAATACCTAGAACATAAATCTACTGATTTTTTATgtaactttaatttttttaagaattaattttttaaaaatattttaaaaaaatcagaagtaaaaaaaaattgtatattCATTATCATTTTATTTGTCGAAATATTACTgcattacaaaaaaaaaaaaaattacaaatttAAATCAATGAGAAAATAGTATgcttaattattatatatgacGTTTAACAATGTATAAttacacttttttttcaacaaaaaaaaaataatatatccattttaaatatatatatacatgattttacataattatttacatgtaatattttaaaatttgtgCTTTAATATAAAGATTGGAATAAttgttaaatttttaaaaaatcataattttattcaattttttttttttttgatttattttgcATGAATGTGTTTTAATGCTGCTCTCTTTTCGtgtgtttttttttgaaaaaaaaatatatattggaAAAAGtctatttaaagaaaaaaaaagtatattgaatattttttcaaatattattccttttttaaatgaaaaaaaatatatattaaaaaaatttattaaaaacatacaattttataaaattacataaaataaaagtaaaaagaaaataaaaagaaaagctttaaagtaaaaaacattgatatatttgtaaattttattaatgtatGAACAAATTtatctcaaaaaaaaaaaaaaatttaaaaaaaaaaataaaaaatattgtttCAAAATGACTaatgaattagaaaaaaactCAAATGAAAGTGTCATCGAAGTAATATCTATTGATGCTGAGTCAGGAACTCAGgaagaaaattttgaaaaaaaaagtagtaATGATGGAATAATTAACGACGAAAATATATTCTCCGATATTTCAGAGAGAACTGAAAATTCTTCTGTGCACATGGAtcatgaaaataaaatactgCAAGAGTTTTATGATTTAACAGaaggaaaaaataacaatgatGAAATTATATGCATAAATTCAAATTCAGTAAGTCCTAGTAAAGGAATAAATGTAAAATCtttagaagaaaatgaaaaaaaagaggaaaaaagaaatatgcttgaagaaaaagaaaaaaaaaaggaaaaaaaaaaatgtttagaggaaaaagaaaaaaaagtagaaaaaaaaaatttttcagTAGAAAAAGATCAATATGTTAATTTAGACATCGaaacatattataataataataatattaacaattataataatataaatcataggaataatataattaatgatATGAATAACAATAGGGATAATATActtaatgaaattaataataataggaATAATATACTTAATgaaatgaataataatagGAATAATATacttaatgaaataaatgataataggaataatataattaatgaaatgaagaataatagaaataatataattaatgaaaTGAAGAATAATAggaataatataattaatgaaaTGAAGAATAATaggaatattataaataaagaaattaagaataataggaataatataattaatgatatgaataataataggaatattataaataatgaaataaagaataatagaaataatttaaataatgacaTATATTATAGTAGTAATAATGGAAATAAGAATAGTGGTGCAAGCagtaatgaaaaagaaacaGTTATATCTATTTTATGTCACATATGTTCAGATGTAATGGAAAAATCAATCTTTAAAGATCATCTATTTGCACACACAATAGATTCTATACAACATAATCAAAGAAATTATACATGCGAAAGGAAAACTATCTTAGATGATGATGTTTAtgaaataagaaataaagaaTGCAATGACTTTAGTAGATTTACAAAAAAGCAAAGTAGAAGTAGTGCACAAAATTTTGCACTCAGTGGTACTAATTGTTCATATAATGATTTGGATAAAATGTTtgatatgaataataatattgaacaagctaattttttcaatatgatttataattataattcaaACCTTGATGATTTTAAGGATAACTcatctaataataataaaagaaataatcacaatataataaataatgctATATATACCAATgatcataataataataaagataatataataaacaaTTTCTATAACAATACAAGTGCAAATGATATAATCGAAATTACGAGTTCAACAGAAAATGAAGTGAATGATATATTATCAAATAGTATTAATATTGATGATAGAGACATAGATGTAACAAAAAGCATAGATAATACAGACAATAAATTAGAagaaagtaataataatgataatggTTTATCTCCATTAACAGATTCaatttcttctatttttaataatccaGATACATCATCATCAATTAGTAGTTCTGTCATTAGTAATAATGCATATAATGATATAAACGAGGAAAGTTCGAGTAGTAttgttaataatataaattccATGATGAATTGTATACAAACTAGTATAAATAAAGTTAGAGAAAAATCTAAGagta harbors:
- a CDS encoding zinc finger protein, putative yields the protein MTNELEKNSNESVIEVISIDAESGTQEENFEKKSSNDGIINDENIFSDISERTENSSVHMDHENKILQEFYDLTEGKNNNDEIICINSNSVSPSKGINVKSLEENEKKEEKRNMLEEKEKKKEKKKCLEEKEKKVEKKNFSVEKDQYVNLDIETYYNNNNINNYNNINHRNNIINDMNNNRDNILNEINNNRNNILNEMNNNRNNILNEINDNRNNIINEMKNNRNNIINEMKNNRNNIINEMKNNRNIINKEIKNNRNNIINDMNNNRNIINNEIKNNRNNLNNDIYYSSNNGNKNSGASSNEKETVISILCHICSDVMEKSIFKDHLFAHTIDSIQHNQRNYTCERKTILDDDVYEIRNKECNDFSRFTKKQSRSSAQNFALSGTNCSYNDLDKMFDMNNNIEQANFFNMIYNYNSNLDDFKDNSSNNNKRNNHNIINNAIYTNDHNNNKDNIINNFYNNTSANDIIEITSSTENEVNDILSNSINIDDRDIDVTKSIDNTDNKLEESNNNDNGLSPLTDSISSIFNNPDTSSSISSSVISNNAYNDINEESSSSIVNNINSMMNCIQTSINKVREKSKSNINNLNRAINNDVNRSANGVRKEENNSTSRFANNTNYNNADNILNRKLNRIYKNLHNIHRNINDVLDDNLNYLRNSNINNMNNNNTSNNINNNNTSNNINNNNNNNIINQNMNNNNNNNNNTSNNINNNDNNNINDIINYNINNNNNNTSNNMNNINSNGVNTTMRTSTSSTRQNNSSNVSDPLNNITRTRAQQYNRSFSTIFENQNRFSLEKFSTGSSIGSSPSYSSYSSKKSHQHDSRNKSSRINDLNYLYSNLVERYPSICESTSFSHFDNNTSNIWPLRKVTNVSRSINNCASTNPVQNTEGNSLNINSNNFSYRSSNNNNYTNMSSRNNITNLNNNENRTIRHNIINNAVTVDITDPYVDDSLFLITNGNNNNSSRNNNIMNTSRNNHITSNNRNSNNNTTTTTINRNNNSTTTTTFNRNNNHVVSSSPANSSSINCNIINNNTIRISVNSSGRNLTSQQVSARNNEGSSGNMNTNTRQNIYISSQSEHEETNSNSSNCPILKEKNDFLIVYFDIHKNEHNNLKLCSICYENYEHKEALIFLPCTHNFHKACIIKWINKKSTCPICKIDIKHY